The genomic segment ATGGAAGTAGGTACAGTGGAAGTCAAACGTGAAAACAAAAAAGACAGTACTTTAAATGCTTATGAGAGTATTCAAAAACAAGTAGAAAAAGGAAGAATCGGCTTTAAACGTAAATATGTAAGGTGTTAAGACTAGCTTCACATAGGAGGTTTTAAGGTATGGGAATGCAAGAGCATAAGTATATTGAGACGAATGGGATCAAGCTGCATGTTGTTCAACAAGGACCTGAAGAGGGACCGTTAGTACTGTTGCTACATGGGTTTCCCGAATTTTGGTATGGTTGGAGTAATCAGATGTCTGAACTGGCAAATAAAGGATTTAGAGTATGGGCTCCAGATCAAAGAGGCTATAATCTTAGCGATAAACCTAAAAAAGTAAGTGATTACCGAATAGATTATTTAGCTGCAGATATTGCTGGCCTGATCAAAGTGTCCGGTAAAGAAAAAGTTATTTTAGTAGGACATGACTGGGGTGGAATCGTGGCTTGGAGAGTAGCAAGAGAATATCCTGAGTTATTGCATAAGTTAATTATTCTTAATGCTCCACATGAACTAGCTATGAGCAAACAACTCTTGCAACACCCCTTACAAATTCTAAAAAGTTCATATATTGCTTTCTTCCAATTACGAGGAATACCGGAAAAGATATTTAGTATGTCTAATTGGAAAGCTGTAGAGAAGGCATTAGTGAGCAGCAGCCGAAAAGGAACCTTTAGTGAAAAAGATTTACAAAAATATCGTACTGCGTGGTCTCAACCACGTGCTATGCGTTCAATGATCAATTGGTACCGTGCTCTAATATCCAACTATACTAGTTCGGATGTTCCTTCACGAGTGACTGTGCCAACTTTCTTGGTCTGGGGAGCTAAAGATCAATTTTTAGGTCCTGAATTGGCCCGTAAAAGTCTCGAATTTTGTGATGATGGTCGAGGAGTATTGCTGGGAGAAGCTACTCACTGGGTACACCATGAAGAACCCGAACGTGTCAATAAGCTGATTCTTGATTTTATTATTAGTGAAGAGCCCCCTTTGTAGTTCTCCCTGAGCGTATTTAACTGTAACTAACGGTAACCAGAATAATAAACTCATATAAAAAGGCACAACATCCATTTATTACTGGACGGTGTGCCTTTAATAATTTTTATTATTTCACTTCGCCAATTGGCATAATAACTTTTCCATAAAGTTCATTCAAAACTTGTGCCATTGCAGCATAAATTGCTGAGAATCCACAAATGATTCCTTCGTAACCAGCAATGGTTAAAATAAGTGCAGAGCCTGTAAAATGACCTAAAGATAATAAAAGGAATAGAAGTGCTAATGATCCAAATACAACTTGTAAAGCTTTATTGATTCTAAGAGTTCCAATAAACATAGCAAATGTAAAGATAGCCCACATGAATAAGTAAGCTCCCATAGATTGACTAGAAGGCGCTTCGCCTAAACCCATAGTAGGTAAAATGTTTATTGCAATCAATGATAGCCAAAAGAATCCATAAGATGTGAATGCTGTAGCACCAAATGTATTATTCTTCTTCCATTCCATAATTCCTGCAATAACTTGTGCAAACCCGCCATAAAAGATGCCCATTGCAAAAATCATTGAATCCATTGGGAAAAATCCAGCGTTATGAAGATTTAACAATACAGTAGTCATTCCGAAACCCAAAAGCCCAAGTGGAGCAGGGTTTGCAGTGATTTCTTTAAAGGTAACTGTTTTACCTAATTTATCTTTATCCAATTTGTAAATCTCCTCTAAATATAATAGTCGCAAAAAAAATCGCGCGATTCTTATTATACAGAAGGTAGTTTATGCAAGTCAAATAAAAATCTGAATTAAATGCTTTGAAGCTATTAATCATATTTATATACAAAAAAAACCTAAAAATTAGATTTTTAGGGAATGACTTATTTTGAAATTTGTCTTTTTTGTATTAAACTTATTTTGTATAGTTGTCGAAGTAACCTTGAATAAAAACGATAGGTGTTCCTTTATCTCCGCTACCAGAGGTTAAATCAGATAACGAACCGATTAAGTCTGTTAATCTACGTGGAGTAGTACCTTGCGCTTCCATCGTGCCAACTAAATCTTCCTTTTTATTCAGGATGTATTCAGAAATAGATTGTTTTAGATCTTCTCCACGAAGATGAGAGAAGTTATTGTCGGCTAAATATTTTAATTTCACTTCATTTGGAGTGCCTTCAAGTCCTACGGTGTATGCAGGTGAAACAACTGGATCTGCAAGTTCCCAAATTTTACCAACTGGGTCTTTGAATGCCCCATCGCCATATACCATGACTTCAATTGTTTTACCTGTCAGTTCTTTTAATTTGGCTTGAATACCATCAACAATTGGTTGGCAATTGTTTGGAAAGAGTTTTAGGGTATCTTCTGTTGCTTTATTTGATCCAAGCAGGCCATAAGTTTCATTAAAGCCGCTACCATTGATTGATGCCGTTAAAATATCATCAAGGCCGTATACTGTTTCAGCTCCATTAGCTGATAAAATACGTTTTGTTCTAAAGCGTGAATGTATATCACTCGTTAGGACATGTTTAGTATACGTTAAAATAGTTTTGGGATTGTTTGAGAAAATGACTTCGCAAGTTGCGCCTTCAGCTTCAATCAACTCTCTATAGTAATCGATATAATCGATTCCAGTAAATCGGTGTTTTTTATAACCGAAATGCTCACGGAATTCAGCTTCAGTTAAAACATCTGTCCATGGATTTACACCTTTGACATCCAATTCATCAATCTCAACAAGTTGATTCCCTACTTCATCAGAAGGATAACTCAACATTAAGATGATACTATTTGCACCTTTTGCAATACCACGTAAAATATTTGCAAAGCGATTACGACTTAATATTGGGAAAATGACGCCAATTGTTTCATCACCGAATTTTGCTTTGATATCTTCAGCAATAGCATCAATTGATGCGTAGTTTCCTTGTGCGCGTGCTACAATTGATTCGGTTATAGTAACAATATCTCGATCTTCAAAAGAAAAATCTTTATTCTTAGCTGCATTTAAGACAGTCTCCACTACAATTTGTTCAATATCGTCACCTTTATTGATGATTGGACCGCGAAGACCGCGTACTACTGTTCCTACTGTGTTTTCCAATATGATCTCTCCTAATAAATTGCTTTATAAAAATAGGCATAACTATTTACACACTATATCCTTATTATACCTTTCTGAACGGTTAGAAGTAAAATAGAATAATATACTAGATGAATATAACGAGTTATTGAAAAAGTGTACTTCTTTTAATTAATCAATGTCTCTTATATCTCTGTTTCAAAAATATTCTATTTCATACTCCGTTAGTGAAAACGTAGATTTAAACTCATTTGTACTCAAAAGGAGTTTGTGTATCATGAGTTAATAGTATTATAAACAAAGAATTAAGTTGATTAACATATGTTTCGGGGACGTACATAGTTTAAATGCAATTAACATATGTGGTATAATTACTAGGCGTACTTTAAACAAAAGTAGACTTAAAAGGACTTATTTAATTATAGAAATTGAAATCAGTAAATAGTCGAATGGTTCAATGTTATATATAGAATTTATTAAAGGAGAAGCTTAGATGAACTTAAGAGAACAAATCAGCCATTACATACCTTATACTACTCAAGAAACTAAAGAACAAGAAGTTATCCTAAAGTATATGGATACTTTTGACAATTTACTGGCACGCGAAAATGAATTTGCGCATTTTACAGCTTCAGCTTGGGTAGTAAATCCCAAACGTACAAAAGTGCTAATGGCTTACCACAATATTTACCAATCTTGGTCATGGGTTGGTGGCCATGCGGATGGCGATCCAGATTTATTACAAGTAGCTTTAAAAGAAACAAAAGAAGAAACAGGATTGACGACTATCAGTCCTGTAACAGAAAACATTTATTCAGTAGAAATTTTAGGTGTTCCGGGTCATCTAAAAAAGGGAATTCCTATTGCAACCCATCTGCATTTAAATGTAACTTATTTAATTGAAGCGAATGAAGAAGAGAAAACCACGGTCAAAGAAGATGAAAACAGTGCTATCAAATGGATGGAATTGGAAGAAGCCATTGAGGCTTGTACAGAACCTGATATGAAAGTAGTTTATCGAAAACTAAATGACAAGTTAAAAAACTACAAATAAATTACTTAATAAAAAAGCTGAGTACTATTTCTTCTATAAAACTATAGAAGAAATAGTACTCAGCTTTTTATATTCCTAGTTTAAACTTCGTCTGATTCGTTCATTAAGCCGGCTTTTTCAAATAAATAAAAGGCGACACTTAGAATAATTCCGACTACACTCGCAAGAATCATCCCTTTTAATTCGATTCCCGCAAAATTAACCGTTAATCCACTTAAACCAGCAACAAGAACGATAGAAGTTAAAATCAAATTTTTTGATTTGCTATAATCTACTTTAGATTCCACTAATAAGCGCAATCCACTTGTCCCAATCATTCCGTAAAGCAAGAAGGTTACTCCACCAATCACATTTCCTGGAATCGTCGAGATAAACGCTGCTAAAGGTCCGATGAAAGCCATGCAGATCGAAAAGATAGCTGCTCCAGCGATTACTCGAACGCTGTATACGCGCGTGATAGCCATTACTCCAATATTTTCTCCATAAGTTGTTGTAGGCACCCCGCCAATCAGACCAGATAAAGCAGTGCCCAAATTGTCGGCGAATAAAGAGCGATGTAATCCAGGATTTTTTATCAGATCATGGCCAACAACATTTGAAGTGACGACCTGATGCCCGATGTGTTCAGAAGTTAAGACAAGAAGAACCGGAAGCATCGTTAGTATTGCATTCACATCGAATTTTGCCCATTGAAAATGGGGCATGGTAAACAATGACGTTTCCGTTAAAGGTGTAAAGTCGACCATTCCAAAAGCTGCAGCAGAGATATATCCGACAACGATTGAGATTAAAATTGGGATAGTAGATAAAAATCCTTTAAATAAAACTGAACCTAAAATTGCTACACCTAATGTAATGAAAAAGACAATAAAGTCTTGCGATGAGGCCGTTTCGGTCATCAAGTTTGCGCCTATTGAGCCGCCTTGAACAGTATTACTTGCTAGCTCTAGTCCAATCAATGCTACAACTGCTCCCATTGCTGCTGGTGGAAGGACAATATCGATCCACTTCGTACCT from the Carnobacterium inhibens subsp. inhibens DSM 13024 genome contains:
- a CDS encoding alpha/beta fold hydrolase, giving the protein MGMQEHKYIETNGIKLHVVQQGPEEGPLVLLLHGFPEFWYGWSNQMSELANKGFRVWAPDQRGYNLSDKPKKVSDYRIDYLAADIAGLIKVSGKEKVILVGHDWGGIVAWRVAREYPELLHKLIILNAPHELAMSKQLLQHPLQILKSSYIAFFQLRGIPEKIFSMSNWKAVEKALVSSSRKGTFSEKDLQKYRTAWSQPRAMRSMINWYRALISNYTSSDVPSRVTVPTFLVWGAKDQFLGPELARKSLEFCDDGRGVLLGEATHWVHHEEPERVNKLILDFIISEEPPL
- a CDS encoding acetate uptake transporter translates to MDKDKLGKTVTFKEITANPAPLGLLGFGMTTVLLNLHNAGFFPMDSMIFAMGIFYGGFAQVIAGIMEWKKNNTFGATAFTSYGFFWLSLIAINILPTMGLGEAPSSQSMGAYLFMWAIFTFAMFIGTLRINKALQVVFGSLALLFLLLSLGHFTGSALILTIAGYEGIICGFSAIYAAMAQVLNELYGKVIMPIGEVK
- a CDS encoding coenzyme F420-0:L-glutamate ligase; amino-acid sequence: MENTVGTVVRGLRGPIINKGDDIEQIVVETVLNAAKNKDFSFEDRDIVTITESIVARAQGNYASIDAIAEDIKAKFGDETIGVIFPILSRNRFANILRGIAKGANSIILMLSYPSDEVGNQLVEIDELDVKGVNPWTDVLTEAEFREHFGYKKHRFTGIDYIDYYRELIEAEGATCEVIFSNNPKTILTYTKHVLTSDIHSRFRTKRILSANGAETVYGLDDILTASINGSGFNETYGLLGSNKATEDTLKLFPNNCQPIVDGIQAKLKELTGKTIEVMVYGDGAFKDPVGKIWELADPVVSPAYTVGLEGTPNEVKLKYLADNNFSHLRGEDLKQSISEYILNKKEDLVGTMEAQGTTPRRLTDLIGSLSDLTSGSGDKGTPIVFIQGYFDNYTK
- a CDS encoding NUDIX hydrolase, whose product is MNLREQISHYIPYTTQETKEQEVILKYMDTFDNLLARENEFAHFTASAWVVNPKRTKVLMAYHNIYQSWSWVGGHADGDPDLLQVALKETKEETGLTTISPVTENIYSVEILGVPGHLKKGIPIATHLHLNVTYLIEANEEEKTTVKEDENSAIKWMELEEAIEACTEPDMKVVYRKLNDKLKNYK
- the uraA gene encoding uracil permease, whose product is MSSKKIIQVDEKVPVKLLIPLSLQHTFAMFGASVLVPIIFGIDPSIVLLMNGISTLLFILITKGKAPAYLGSSFAFIGPASIIIANQGFAYAQGGFVVLGIMGCLLALFIRRVGTKWIDIVLPPAAMGAVVALIGLELASNTVQGGSIGANLMTETASSQDFIVFFITLGVAILGSVLFKGFLSTIPILISIVVGYISAAAFGMVDFTPLTETSLFTMPHFQWAKFDVNAILTMLPVLLVLTSEHIGHQVVTSNVVGHDLIKNPGLHRSLFADNLGTALSGLIGGVPTTTYGENIGVMAITRVYSVRVIAGAAIFSICMAFIGPLAAFISTIPGNVIGGVTFLLYGMIGTSGLRLLVESKVDYSKSKNLILTSIVLVAGLSGLTVNFAGIELKGMILASVVGIILSVAFYLFEKAGLMNESDEV